A single region of the Gemmatimonadales bacterium genome encodes:
- a CDS encoding NAD(P)-binding protein, with amino-acid sequence MTYDAILIGAGLNGLVTAALLAKAGRRVLVLERRSVTDGSPDVGWIPPRVTRDLALGSHGLQVWRPDPWIAATLPDGGRLELSRDLATSVEAIKRLSPADAAKWPEFCERMGRLARVLEALYTAPPPAIRSRDRGELARLAGLGWRVRRLGKQAVVDLLRILPMSVADLVDEWFESDALKGVLGAAGITDLCQGPRSGGTAFLMLHHHVGSPAGVFRPP; translated from the coding sequence GTGACCTACGACGCGATCCTGATCGGTGCCGGCCTCAACGGGCTGGTGACGGCCGCGCTGCTGGCGAAGGCCGGACGCCGGGTGCTGGTGCTCGAGCGGCGGAGCGTGACGGACGGATCGCCGGACGTCGGGTGGATCCCGCCCCGGGTCACCCGCGATCTCGCTCTGGGATCACACGGACTCCAGGTGTGGCGCCCCGACCCGTGGATCGCTGCGACGCTGCCCGACGGTGGCCGGCTGGAGCTGTCTCGGGACCTGGCGACATCCGTCGAAGCGATCAAGCGCTTGAGCCCGGCCGACGCCGCGAAGTGGCCCGAGTTCTGCGAGCGGATGGGACGGCTGGCGCGGGTCCTCGAGGCGCTGTACACCGCTCCCCCACCCGCCATCAGGAGCCGCGACCGGGGCGAGCTGGCGCGCCTCGCCGGACTGGGCTGGCGGGTCCGCCGGCTCGGAAAGCAGGCAGTGGTGGACCTGCTTCGCATCCTGCCGATGTCGGTGGCCGATCTGGTGGACGAGTGGTTCGAGTCCGACGCGCTGAAGGGTGTGCTCGGCGCCGCAGGCATCACCGATCTGTGCCAGGGGCCGCGCTCGGGCGGCACGGCGTTCCTCATGCTCCACCATCATGTGGGGAGTCCGGCCGGCGTGTTCCGCCCGCC
- a CDS encoding NAD(P)/FAD-dependent oxidoreductase gives MAKSYDAIVIGGGHNGLVNAAYLARAGKRVLVLERRERVGGAAITEEVFPGFKFAVFSYVVSLLRPEIIRDLDLPGHGLHILPLESTVTPMLNGDHLAMWGDHDQTRRELYRHSPRDADAYDEFGRLMHHMAMAVKPILGMVPPDPTSLSPGDLLGLLRLGRHFRSLGAEKFHALHKLMTMSSADFLDEWFETDVLKATKSASGIIGTFLGPRSPGTAYVLLHHYMGEIDGVFRAWGFPKGGTGSVSEAIAAAARRFGVEIRTDAAVARVVVKNGRAVGVALENGEEIRARVVVSGLDPRRTFLDLVEAKELPGELVEAITRFKFRGSSGKVNLVLGELPSFTCMPGNGPHLRGAMSISPSLEYVERAYDDAKYGEFSRQPYLDIVIPSMIDPGMAPPGKHVMSIFVQYAPYRLNGGWTDARREAFGDAVIDALARFAPNIRSAIEHRQVITPADIERVTGLSEGNIFQGELTLQQLFFLRPAPAWAKYRTPVRGYYQCGSGTHPGGGIMGASGRLAALEILKDRA, from the coding sequence ATGGCGAAGAGTTACGACGCGATCGTCATCGGCGGCGGGCACAACGGGCTCGTCAACGCGGCCTACCTGGCGCGCGCCGGGAAGCGGGTGCTGGTGCTGGAGCGTCGCGAGCGCGTGGGCGGCGCGGCGATCACCGAGGAGGTGTTCCCCGGGTTCAAGTTCGCGGTGTTCTCCTACGTCGTGAGCCTGCTCAGGCCGGAGATCATCCGCGACCTCGACCTCCCCGGCCACGGCCTGCATATCCTCCCGCTCGAGAGCACTGTGACGCCGATGCTGAACGGCGATCACCTCGCGATGTGGGGCGACCACGACCAGACCCGCCGCGAGCTGTACCGCCACTCGCCGCGCGACGCGGACGCCTACGACGAGTTCGGCCGGCTGATGCACCACATGGCGATGGCCGTGAAGCCGATCCTCGGCATGGTCCCGCCCGACCCGACGTCGCTCTCGCCGGGCGATCTGCTCGGCCTGCTGCGCCTGGGCCGGCACTTCCGCTCGTTAGGCGCCGAGAAGTTCCACGCGCTCCACAAGCTGATGACGATGAGCTCGGCGGACTTCCTGGACGAGTGGTTCGAGACCGACGTGCTCAAGGCGACGAAGTCGGCGAGCGGGATCATCGGGACGTTCCTCGGGCCCCGCTCTCCCGGCACCGCGTACGTGCTCCTGCACCACTACATGGGCGAGATCGACGGCGTCTTCCGCGCCTGGGGCTTCCCGAAAGGCGGGACTGGCTCCGTGAGCGAGGCCATCGCGGCCGCGGCCCGGCGCTTCGGCGTGGAGATCCGTACCGACGCCGCGGTGGCGCGGGTCGTGGTGAAGAACGGCCGAGCGGTGGGCGTCGCCCTCGAGAACGGCGAGGAGATCCGCGCCCGCGTGGTTGTGTCGGGGCTCGACCCGCGGCGCACCTTCCTCGACCTCGTCGAAGCGAAGGAGCTGCCCGGCGAGCTGGTCGAAGCCATTACGCGATTCAAGTTCCGCGGCTCGTCAGGCAAGGTGAACCTCGTCCTGGGCGAGTTGCCGAGCTTCACCTGCATGCCGGGCAACGGGCCGCACCTGCGCGGCGCGATGTCCATCAGCCCGAGCCTCGAGTACGTGGAGCGCGCCTACGACGACGCGAAGTACGGCGAGTTCTCTCGGCAACCGTACCTGGACATCGTCATCCCCTCGATGATCGACCCCGGAATGGCGCCGCCCGGCAAGCACGTGATGTCCATCTTCGTACAGTACGCGCCTTATCGCTTGAACGGCGGCTGGACCGACGCGCGCCGGGAGGCATTCGGCGACGCGGTGATCGACGCACTGGCCCGCTTCGCGCCCAACATCCGGTCGGCGATCGAGCACCGTCAGGTGATCACCCCGGCCGACATCGAGCGGGTCACGGGGCTCTCCGAGGGGAACATCTTCCAGGGAGAGCTGACCCTGCAACAGTTGTTCTTCCTGCGGCCTGCACCGGCGTGGGCGAAGTACCGTACGCCGGTGCGCGGGTACTACCAGTGCGGCTCGGGCACGCACCCCGGCGGCGGGATCATGGGCGCGTCGGGACGGCTCGCGGCCCTCGAGATCCTGAAGGACCGCGCGTGA
- a CDS encoding aminomethyltransferase family protein, whose protein sequence is MLKTTPFHPRTSALCVSQAWRRWAGYTVASSYELLHDREYHAIRSSAALLDVSPLFKYLVRGQDAARLLDRIVTRHVAKSKVGQVLYTPWCDAAGKVIDDGTISRLDEQTFRMTSADPNLRWLHENSVGMSVTIEDVSETTAALALQGPSSRTILQQLTDTDLSGLRYFRLTPATVRGIQVTISRTGYTGDLGYEIWVDAPNALALWDALIAAGTPYGITPAGILALDIARIEAGLMLIEVDYFSARHALIESQKSSPFELNLGWTVSLEKERFVGRGALAAEARRGPDWQFVGLEVDWDSLERLYAEVGLPPRLPTVAWRTSVPVYVGSEQVGYATSGCWSPLLKKYLALAHLRSPHSRPGAEVRMEVTVEHHRKQASARVVKTPFFNPERKRA, encoded by the coding sequence ATGCTGAAGACCACGCCGTTCCACCCGCGCACCTCGGCCCTATGCGTGAGCCAGGCCTGGCGGCGCTGGGCCGGCTACACGGTGGCGAGCTCCTACGAGCTGCTCCACGACCGCGAGTACCACGCCATCCGCAGTTCCGCGGCGCTGCTCGACGTCTCGCCGCTCTTCAAGTACCTGGTGCGGGGCCAGGACGCCGCCCGCCTCCTGGACCGCATCGTGACACGCCACGTCGCCAAGTCCAAGGTGGGCCAAGTGCTCTACACCCCCTGGTGCGACGCCGCCGGCAAGGTGATCGACGACGGCACGATCTCGCGTCTGGACGAACAGACCTTCCGGATGACCTCCGCTGATCCCAACCTGCGGTGGCTGCACGAGAACTCCGTTGGCATGAGCGTCACCATCGAGGACGTCTCCGAGACGACCGCGGCGCTGGCGCTCCAAGGGCCCTCCTCGCGGACGATCCTCCAGCAGCTCACGGACACGGATCTCAGCGGACTCCGGTATTTCCGGCTGACGCCGGCCACCGTGCGCGGCATCCAAGTCACGATCTCGCGCACCGGCTACACCGGCGACCTCGGCTACGAGATCTGGGTGGACGCGCCTAACGCCCTCGCGCTCTGGGACGCGCTGATCGCAGCCGGAACACCCTACGGGATCACGCCGGCGGGCATCCTGGCGCTCGACATCGCGCGGATCGAGGCGGGACTGATGTTGATCGAGGTGGACTACTTCTCCGCGCGCCACGCGTTGATCGAAAGCCAGAAGTCCTCGCCGTTCGAGTTGAACCTTGGCTGGACGGTGAGCCTGGAGAAGGAGCGCTTCGTGGGCCGGGGCGCCCTCGCGGCCGAAGCACGGCGCGGCCCGGATTGGCAGTTCGTGGGGCTCGAGGTGGACTGGGACTCGCTGGAGCGGCTCTACGCCGAGGTGGGGCTGCCGCCGAGGCTCCCCACCGTCGCGTGGCGGACCAGCGTGCCGGTGTACGTGGGCAGCGAGCAGGTCGGCTACGCCACCAGCGGCTGCTGGTCGCCGTTGCTCAAGAAGTACCTCGCGCTCGCCCACCTGCGCTCGCCCCACAGCCGGCCCGGCGCCGAGGTCCGGATGGAGGTGACCGTGGAGCACCATCGCAAGCAGGCTTCCGCGCGCGTGGTGAAGACACCGTTCTTCAATCCTGAACGAAAGCGGGCCTGA
- a CDS encoding ATP-binding cassette domain-containing protein, with amino-acid sequence MAQRPDALLEVRGLRIHFPFGGRWFGRREWVRAVDGVDLEVRRGEIFGLVGESGSGKTTLGRAVLRLVEPTAGAVRFDGIDLLALRGRELRTMRRRFQIVFQDPYRSLSPRMQIQSLIAEPLRLHHIVPEGEIEKRVLELLGLVGLEPYFMYRYPHEMSGGQRQRVAIARAMALEPDFLVADEPVSALDVSVQAQILNVLLELQRRVGIAMLFITHDLAVVERIADRVAVMYQGKIVEEGDTERVLDHPQHPYTRRLLAAARGGAA; translated from the coding sequence ATGGCACAACGACCTGACGCGCTGCTCGAGGTCCGCGGGCTGCGGATCCATTTCCCGTTTGGTGGTCGCTGGTTCGGACGGAGGGAGTGGGTGCGCGCGGTGGACGGCGTGGATCTCGAGGTGCGGCGTGGCGAGATCTTCGGGCTGGTCGGGGAGTCGGGGAGCGGCAAGACCACGTTGGGTCGCGCGGTGTTGCGCCTCGTGGAACCCACGGCGGGCGCGGTTCGATTCGATGGAATCGATCTCCTGGCGCTGCGCGGGCGCGAGCTCAGGACGATGCGCCGGCGATTCCAGATCGTGTTTCAGGATCCGTATCGGTCGCTGAGCCCTCGGATGCAGATCCAGTCGCTCATCGCCGAGCCGCTCCGGTTGCATCACATCGTGCCCGAGGGCGAGATCGAGAAGCGGGTGCTCGAGCTTCTGGGCCTGGTGGGACTCGAACCGTACTTCATGTACCGCTATCCGCACGAGATGAGCGGGGGCCAGCGGCAGCGGGTGGCGATCGCGCGGGCGATGGCGCTGGAGCCCGATTTCCTGGTGGCCGACGAGCCGGTGTCGGCGCTGGATGTGTCGGTGCAGGCGCAGATCCTCAACGTGCTGCTCGAGCTCCAGCGCCGGGTCGGCATTGCGATGCTGTTCATCACCCACGATCTCGCCGTGGTGGAGCGGATCGCGGACCGGGTCGCGGTGATGTACCAGGGGAAGATCGTGGAGGAGGGAGACACCGAGCGAGTGCTCGATCATCCCCAGCACCCGTACACGCGGCGGCTGCTGGCCGCGGCGCGGGGCGGCGCTGCCTGA
- a CDS encoding ABC transporter ATP-binding protein: MLLEVRDLAAYFFLDEGVLKAVDGLSFDVDAGETVALVGESGCGKTIVALSLLGVVPSPGRVVGGSVRFDGVDVARASPAELRRVRGAGIGIVFQEPGAALNPVHTVGRQIADVVQLHRGLTRREADAEAVRLLGEMEIPEPEKRAKAYPHELSGGMRQRATIAIAVSARPRLLIADEPTTALDVTIQREILDLLARLQRDFGMSLLIITHDIGVVEELARRVMVMYAGKLVEVGDAERVFREPKHPYTQGLLRSVPRLGAGRKTPLVGIPGVVPDLLDLPPGCSFHPRCPLGDASCTAAFPPLDPVAGRLCACYKVHDGTTT; the protein is encoded by the coding sequence ATGCTGCTCGAGGTGCGGGACCTCGCGGCGTACTTCTTCCTCGACGAAGGAGTGCTCAAGGCGGTGGACGGCCTCTCGTTCGACGTGGACGCGGGCGAGACAGTCGCGCTGGTGGGAGAGTCGGGGTGCGGCAAGACGATCGTCGCGCTGTCGCTGCTCGGCGTCGTCCCCTCGCCGGGGCGGGTGGTGGGCGGCAGCGTGCGGTTCGACGGCGTGGATGTCGCGCGGGCGAGCCCGGCCGAGCTCCGGCGCGTGCGCGGCGCGGGGATCGGCATCGTCTTCCAGGAGCCGGGCGCGGCGCTCAACCCCGTGCACACCGTCGGCCGCCAGATCGCCGACGTGGTGCAGCTGCACCGGGGCCTGACGCGGCGCGAGGCAGACGCCGAGGCCGTGCGCCTGCTCGGCGAGATGGAGATCCCGGAGCCCGAAAAGCGGGCCAAAGCCTATCCGCACGAGCTCTCCGGCGGCATGCGGCAGCGCGCGACGATCGCCATCGCCGTCAGCGCGCGGCCGCGGCTGCTGATCGCCGACGAGCCCACCACCGCGCTCGACGTGACGATTCAGCGGGAGATCCTGGATCTCCTGGCGCGCCTGCAGCGGGATTTCGGCATGTCGCTGCTCATCATCACGCACGACATCGGCGTCGTGGAGGAGCTGGCGCGGCGGGTGATGGTGATGTACGCCGGGAAGCTCGTCGAAGTGGGGGACGCCGAGCGGGTGTTTCGCGAGCCCAAGCATCCCTACACGCAGGGGCTCCTGCGCTCGGTGCCGCGGCTCGGGGCGGGCCGGAAGACCCCTCTGGTCGGAATCCCAGGCGTGGTGCCCGATCTGCTGGACTTGCCCCCGGGCTGCTCATTTCATCCGCGTTGCCCGTTAGGCGACGCCTCGTGTACGGCGGCATTCCCGCCGCTCGACCCCGTTGCTGGGCGGCTGTGCGCCTGTTACAAGGTCCATGATGGCACAACGACCTGA
- a CDS encoding ABC transporter permease codes for MPDRAPAAERWALVPGVGHLVLGMRQRGVHLLAYTLIVLGVLGWRWGRFAHAFTTTAVDQWVAALFLVASLVGAVGFSVWDVRRLARQPARGHQGKSPMRIAMRRFRANSLAVASGYVILFLYLVAILAPLLAPHDPATIEHVMETRYLAPSWAHLMGTDEFGRDLLSRAIYGARVSLSIGLLAMLVAKLIGTTYGAIAGYAGGWVDNVMMRGVDVIIAFPTFYLMLMLVGVFEANILVLVLILGLTAWPGTARFIRGEFLSLREQEFIESARGIGLPARLIILRHLIPSALSPVLVSAAFSVAGMIGAEAGLSFLGLGIRPPTPSWGNMVSAGQDALLVAWWVAFFPGALLATILIAFSLLADGLRDALDPKALMRRYV; via the coding sequence GTGCCCGATAGAGCGCCCGCCGCCGAGCGCTGGGCGCTGGTGCCCGGCGTGGGCCACCTCGTGCTGGGGATGCGGCAGCGCGGCGTCCACCTGCTCGCGTACACGCTGATCGTGCTCGGCGTGCTCGGGTGGCGGTGGGGGCGGTTCGCACACGCGTTCACGACCACGGCGGTAGACCAGTGGGTCGCCGCGCTGTTTCTCGTGGCCTCGCTCGTCGGCGCGGTGGGGTTCTCGGTGTGGGACGTGCGGCGCCTCGCGCGGCAGCCCGCGCGGGGGCACCAAGGGAAGAGCCCGATGCGCATCGCCATGCGGCGGTTCCGGGCAAATTCGCTGGCCGTGGCATCCGGGTACGTGATTCTCTTCCTCTATCTCGTCGCCATCCTGGCGCCGCTGCTCGCCCCCCACGACCCCGCGACCATCGAGCACGTGATGGAGACGCGGTACCTCGCGCCGTCCTGGGCGCATCTCATGGGCACCGACGAATTCGGCCGCGACCTGTTGAGCCGCGCCATCTACGGGGCCCGGGTCTCGCTCTCGATCGGGCTCCTCGCGATGCTCGTGGCCAAGCTGATCGGGACCACCTATGGCGCCATCGCGGGCTACGCGGGCGGCTGGGTGGACAACGTGATGATGCGGGGGGTGGACGTGATCATCGCGTTCCCCACCTTTTACCTGATGCTCATGCTCGTGGGCGTTTTCGAGGCGAACATCCTGGTGCTGGTCCTGATTCTGGGGCTCACCGCCTGGCCCGGAACGGCCCGGTTCATCCGGGGCGAGTTCCTGTCGCTCAGGGAGCAGGAGTTCATCGAGTCGGCCCGCGGTATCGGGCTGCCGGCGCGGTTGATCATCCTGCGGCACCTGATCCCGAGTGCGCTCTCGCCGGTGCTGGTGAGCGCCGCCTTCTCGGTCGCGGGGATGATCGGCGCCGAGGCGGGGCTCTCCTTCCTCGGCCTAGGGATCCGCCCGCCCACGCCGTCGTGGGGCAACATGGTGAGCGCGGGACAGGACGCGCTGCTCGTCGCGTGGTGGGTGGCGTTCTTCCCGGGTGCGCTCCTCGCGACGATCCTCATCGCGTTCTCGCTGCTGGCCGACGGGTTGCGCGACGCGCTTGATCCCAAGGCGCTGATGCGCCGGTACGTGTAA
- a CDS encoding ABC transporter permease, with the protein MIRYILKRLLQAIPLLVGIITVTFFMIRLAPGDPMDMYLEPQRQRQLDPEVIELIRKRYGLDQPIHVQYVKWVANVARGDFGESFRHRRPVSKLLAEAIPYTLQLTVLALLFDALFGIALGVISAVKQYSALDKTVTLSSLIIYAIPGFWLALMLVLVFSVQLNWFPTSQTRSIDYDFLSLGGKALDRLWHLVLPVFVMGVASAAGTARYMRNRLLEVLNEEYVVAARARGFPERTVIVKHAVRNALIPIVTIYGLSLPFLLGGATIIETIFAWPGMGRLTVEAVGGRDYPLIMATTLIAATLTVLGNLLADVALTVVDPRVSLEGKPRAR; encoded by the coding sequence ATGATCCGCTACATCCTCAAGCGCCTGCTCCAGGCCATCCCGCTCCTCGTCGGGATCATCACCGTCACCTTCTTCATGATCCGGCTCGCGCCCGGCGACCCGATGGACATGTACCTCGAGCCGCAGCGCCAGCGGCAGCTGGATCCCGAGGTCATCGAGCTGATTCGCAAGCGGTACGGCCTCGACCAGCCGATCCACGTGCAGTACGTGAAGTGGGTGGCCAATGTGGCGCGGGGCGACTTCGGCGAGTCGTTCCGGCACCGCCGCCCGGTGAGCAAGCTCCTCGCCGAAGCGATCCCCTATACGCTCCAGCTCACCGTGCTGGCGCTCCTGTTCGACGCGCTGTTCGGTATCGCCCTCGGCGTCATCTCGGCGGTCAAGCAGTACTCGGCGCTCGATAAGACGGTCACGCTCAGCTCGCTCATCATCTACGCCATCCCCGGCTTCTGGCTCGCATTGATGCTCGTGCTGGTGTTCTCAGTCCAGCTGAACTGGTTCCCCACGTCGCAGACCCGCTCCATAGACTACGACTTCCTGTCGTTGGGCGGAAAGGCGCTCGACCGGCTGTGGCACCTCGTCCTCCCGGTGTTCGTGATGGGCGTCGCCTCGGCGGCGGGGACGGCGCGCTACATGAGGAACCGGCTGCTCGAAGTCCTCAACGAGGAGTACGTGGTCGCCGCCCGCGCCCGCGGCTTCCCCGAGCGCACCGTGATCGTCAAGCACGCCGTCCGGAACGCCCTGATCCCCATCGTCACGATCTACGGCCTCTCGCTGCCGTTCCTTCTGGGCGGCGCCACCATCATCGAGACGATCTTCGCCTGGCCGGGGATGGGACGGCTCACCGTGGAGGCCGTGGGCGGCCGGGACTATCCGCTCATAATGGCCACGACGTTGATTGCCGCGACGCTCACGGTGCTCGGCAACCTGCTCGCGGACGTGGCGCTCACGGTCGTGGATCCGCGCGTGTCACTGGAGGGGAAGCCGCGTGCCCGATAG
- a CDS encoding HD-GYP domain-containing protein, protein MTAVRPLRLEPRRGWLRTQKPELRSWARSRGETVASGTLRMGAGAASAGHRATRAREVAQELFLAAMRALCQALEAKDPYTWGHSMRVSALGAAMAAELGLCRGERADIRLGGELHDVGKIGVPDDLLHKEGPLTPDEYRRVMQHPLIGERILAPLIHHRPTVLHIVRSHHERMDGRGLPDGLAGEDIPLAARIIAVADAFDAMTSHRSYRSSLPVSAAILELEINAGIQFDAECVGALERVLPGLRWRSGETVQHLLPAAWESVDAGSVH, encoded by the coding sequence ATGACTGCGGTGCGACCGCTGCGGCTCGAGCCGAGACGGGGCTGGCTGAGAACCCAGAAGCCGGAGCTCAGGTCGTGGGCGCGGTCCCGCGGCGAGACCGTCGCTTCGGGGACGCTCCGAATGGGCGCGGGCGCGGCGAGCGCGGGCCACCGAGCCACGCGAGCCCGCGAAGTCGCGCAGGAGCTCTTCCTCGCCGCCATGCGGGCCCTGTGCCAAGCGCTGGAGGCCAAGGATCCCTACACCTGGGGCCACTCGATGCGCGTCAGCGCGTTGGGCGCCGCCATGGCAGCGGAGCTGGGCCTTTGCCGCGGGGAGCGCGCCGACATCCGCCTGGGCGGCGAGCTCCACGACGTGGGGAAGATCGGCGTGCCGGACGACCTGCTGCACAAAGAGGGGCCGCTCACCCCCGACGAGTACCGGCGCGTGATGCAGCACCCGTTGATCGGCGAGCGGATCCTCGCCCCGCTGATCCACCATCGGCCCACGGTTCTCCACATCGTGCGATCGCACCATGAGCGCATGGACGGACGGGGCCTACCGGACGGACTGGCGGGCGAGGATATCCCGCTCGCGGCTCGGATCATCGCGGTGGCGGACGCGTTCGACGCCATGACGAGCCATCGTTCCTACCGGTCTTCACTCCCGGTGTCCGCCGCCATTTTGGAGTTGGAAATCAACGCGGGCATCCAGTTCGACGCCGAGTGCGTGGGCGCCCTCGAGCGGGTGTTGCCGGGCCTGCGCTGGCGGAGCGGCGAGACGGTCCAGCACCTCTTGCCGGCGGCGTGGGAATCCGTGGACGCAGGCTCGGTGCACTAG